A single window of Thiomicrorhabdus immobilis DNA harbors:
- a CDS encoding glutathione S-transferase N-terminal domain-containing protein: protein MSDIPVTKRSVMVLFSDSKSPSCHRVRLVAKEKDIPMDIIEVDVDNLPEDLLELNPYATLPTLVDRDLVLYDPQVIIEYLDERFPHPPLMSVDPISKARSRQMLRQIETEWYPLVDTIANSEDEAAVKVARRNLQERLIQLIPVFDHKPFFMSDDYSLVDISMAVLLWRLPSLGIELPKGAKPIIDYAEKVLSREMFAESLSDDEIDMRDVI, encoded by the coding sequence ATGTCCGACATTCCAGTCACTAAACGTTCCGTAATGGTTTTATTCTCGGATTCTAAAAGCCCAAGCTGTCATCGTGTGCGTTTAGTCGCAAAAGAGAAAGATATCCCAATGGATATCATCGAGGTGGATGTTGATAATTTGCCAGAAGATTTATTAGAGTTAAATCCTTATGCAACCTTACCGACTCTGGTCGATAGAGATCTTGTTCTATATGATCCACAGGTGATTATTGAGTACTTGGATGAACGTTTCCCTCATCCTCCATTGATGTCTGTAGACCCGATTTCTAAAGCACGTTCGCGTCAAATGCTTCGCCAGATTGAAACGGAATGGTATCCGTTGGTCGATACTATCGCTAACAGTGAAGATGAAGCGGCGGTTAAAGTGGCTCGTCGTAACCTGCAAGAGCGCTTGATTCAGCTGATTCCTGTATTTGATCATAAGCCTTTCTTTATGAGTGATGATTACTCTTTGGTCGATATCAGTATGGCGGTCTTACTATGGCGCCTTCCTTCATTGGGAATTGAGCTTCCAAAAGGCGCTAAACCGATTATCGACTATGCCGAGAAGGTGTTAAGTCGTGAGATGTTTGCAGAAAGCCTGTCTGACGATGAAATCGATATGCGAGATGTCATCTAA
- the epmA gene encoding EF-P lysine aminoacylase EpmA, giving the protein MQTILNRRDILQKRSSLLQQVRAFFYARSVIEVDTPILSQAATPDVHLHSLKTQIQVPGIKEPQSYYLHTSPEYPMKRLLCEGSGDIFYLGKVFRDADYSPRHQVEFTMLEWYRLDFTMRDLIDEVVELIQDVIKTPLNLEMLSYQQMFAKYALIENVFEASSQTYQACLTANGVPEIVGVDDEDTALWEQLVLTEVIEPRLGQDGIAVIYHFPAKDAALAQISEDNPLVAERFEVFMNGMELANGYQELTDAKLYRQRFNDSLLIRKQANLPLVPLDENLLELLETQGLPDCSGVALGMDRLFALQQNLQNIEQGISYGLRDA; this is encoded by the coding sequence ATGCAAACTATATTAAATCGACGTGACATCTTACAAAAACGCTCTAGCTTGTTACAACAGGTTAGGGCGTTTTTTTATGCGCGTTCGGTTATCGAGGTCGATACCCCGATATTGTCTCAGGCGGCCACACCCGATGTGCATCTGCATTCCTTAAAAACACAAATTCAAGTTCCAGGAATCAAAGAGCCGCAAAGCTACTATTTGCATACCTCGCCGGAATACCCAATGAAGCGGCTGTTGTGTGAAGGCAGTGGTGATATTTTTTATTTGGGTAAAGTGTTTCGTGATGCGGATTACAGTCCACGCCATCAAGTCGAATTTACCATGCTCGAGTGGTATCGATTGGATTTTACTATGCGGGATTTAATCGACGAAGTGGTTGAGTTGATTCAAGATGTCATCAAAACACCTTTAAATCTTGAAATGCTTTCATATCAACAGATGTTTGCTAAGTACGCCTTGATTGAAAATGTGTTTGAGGCAAGTTCACAAACCTACCAGGCCTGCTTGACCGCCAATGGTGTGCCTGAAATTGTGGGGGTGGATGATGAGGATACGGCTCTGTGGGAACAACTGGTGTTGACCGAGGTGATTGAGCCACGATTGGGTCAGGATGGAATTGCGGTAATTTATCATTTTCCAGCGAAAGACGCGGCCTTGGCGCAAATCAGCGAAGATAACCCTCTGGTAGCTGAACGTTTTGAAGTGTTTATGAATGGTATGGAGTTGGCTAACGGTTATCAGGAGTTAACCGACGCTAAGCTTTACCGGCAACGTTTCAATGACTCGTTGTTAATCCGTAAGCAAGCTAATTTGCCGCTGGTTCCTTTGGATGAAAACCTGTTGGAGTTGCTGGAAACCCAAGGCTTGCCTGATTGCAGCGGGGTGGCTTTAGGGATGGATCGTCTGTTTGCTCTGCAACAGAATCTGCAGAACATAGAACAGGGCATCAGTTATGGTTTAAGGGATGCATGA
- the efp gene encoding elongation factor P — protein MATYSTTEFKGGLKFLMDGQPCSIVENTQVSPGKGQAFNRVKYRNLITGKVLEKTFKSGEKVDAADVVDTDLQYLYNDGEFWHFMDESSFEQYQAAESAVADVKQWLVEQDSCLVTLFNGQPISVTPPKQITLEIVETDPGLKGDTAGTGGKPATLSTGAVVQVPLFVQIGEKVIVNTEKGEYVSRAK, from the coding sequence ATGGCAACTTACAGCACAACCGAATTTAAAGGTGGTTTAAAGTTCTTAATGGACGGTCAACCATGTTCAATTGTTGAAAACACTCAAGTTTCTCCTGGTAAAGGACAAGCGTTTAACCGTGTAAAATACCGTAATTTGATTACTGGTAAGGTATTGGAAAAAACCTTTAAATCAGGTGAGAAAGTCGATGCGGCAGACGTTGTGGATACTGATTTACAGTATTTGTATAACGACGGTGAGTTTTGGCACTTCATGGATGAAAGTTCATTTGAACAATATCAAGCGGCTGAATCTGCGGTAGCGGATGTCAAACAGTGGTTGGTAGAACAAGATTCTTGTTTGGTGACTTTGTTTAATGGTCAGCCTATCTCGGTGACGCCTCCAAAGCAGATTACCTTGGAAATCGTGGAAACCGATCCAGGTCTGAAAGGCGATACGGCCGGAACAGGCGGCAAGCCTGCGACCTTATCTACCGGTGCGGTGGTGCAAGTCCCATTGTTCGTGCAGATTGGTGAAAAGGTGATTGTAAACACTGAAAAAGGTGAATACGTTTCACGTGCTAAGTAA
- the epmB gene encoding EF-P beta-lysylation protein EpmB: MSKSVTELCKILNLSKDEIDGVEDSAFPLKVPADFLQQIQPGNGNDPLLKQVLPLKDELKQGTGFSQDPVGDLLKNPTPSLIHKYQGRVLLIASPKCDIHCRYCFRRHFPYQEHSNQRHWQKAIETIAADSSIHEVILSGGDPMSLAENALLALIEQIEKIPHITTLRIHSRTPIVAPSKAPKTRLLTWAKQSRLNKVLVVHCNHKNELSDKTAELLTQYRNSGFHLLNQSVLLKGVNDSAATLQELSHALFEQGVLPYYLHQLDKVQGASHFEVSDSGALQIMQQLRAQLPGYLVPKLVREVAGEANKTPIIDL, translated from the coding sequence ATGTCTAAATCTGTTACCGAACTTTGTAAAATCTTAAACTTATCCAAAGATGAAATTGATGGCGTTGAAGACAGCGCTTTTCCCCTCAAAGTTCCTGCCGATTTTTTACAGCAAATTCAGCCAGGAAACGGTAACGACCCGCTTCTTAAACAAGTTTTACCCCTTAAGGATGAACTGAAACAAGGCACAGGGTTCAGCCAAGACCCGGTTGGCGATTTATTGAAGAACCCGACACCTTCATTGATTCATAAGTACCAAGGGCGGGTGTTATTGATTGCCAGCCCAAAGTGTGACATACATTGTCGTTACTGTTTTAGACGTCACTTCCCTTATCAAGAACACAGTAATCAACGCCACTGGCAAAAGGCGATAGAAACCATTGCCGCGGACAGTTCCATCCATGAAGTGATTTTAAGTGGCGGCGACCCGATGAGTTTAGCGGAAAACGCCTTGCTGGCGCTGATTGAACAAATTGAAAAAATCCCGCACATTACCACCTTACGCATTCACTCTCGAACCCCTATTGTGGCACCCTCTAAAGCCCCGAAAACCAGACTGTTAACTTGGGCGAAACAGAGCCGCTTGAATAAGGTATTGGTTGTGCACTGTAACCACAAAAATGAACTCAGCGATAAAACCGCCGAGTTGTTAACGCAATACCGTAACAGCGGTTTCCACCTGCTGAATCAAAGTGTGTTACTTAAAGGGGTTAACGATAGTGCCGCTACCTTGCAAGAACTTAGCCATGCCTTATTTGAGCAAGGGGTTTTGCCCTATTATCTGCATCAATTAGACAAGGTTCAAGGCGCCAGCCATTTTGAGGTAAGTGATAGTGGCGCCCTGCAAATCATGCAGCAACTGCGCGCCCAACTCCCAGGTTATTTAGTGCCCAAGTTGGTCAGGGAAGTGGCCGGAGAAGCCAACAAGACCCCAATCATAGACCTTTAA
- a CDS encoding ArnT family glycosyltransferase: MSKVSNLTAFWLTLSLPQKALLVAFILLKIALIVLLPLTGDEAYFITWGQNLSLGYYDHPPAVGWVLYFLSLVGDDLFWYRSFAFFSALLIAYLLYKLITLNDLVEKTTAIWVALAFLVSPISLMFVVTANDTVLVLFAVLGVYFFAKAIHMQSWLDTLLAGLFLGLAFLSKYFAAFMLIGLLAYALWFWRNINLKQLMLMVLMVALAVAENLYFNATHCWNNILFNFFSRTEESQFALHNVAAYVGMILLLLSPLGLWYLVQSKQHDLPAVSAFSNPKTLVLFAAIPLLVVLLLVSFTNTVGLHWPLISVTLLYVLYSGLSQGQLKKLFVFNAVFSNGVAVILLVALGFVNQLISPTQQHHVAVYTQSEKVCEYLPENTAFFTLGYSSQSALAYHCGNDNVHVFASVSKYGREDDKLTDFKALDGQSLTILITHEKEAAKISPYFQSMHVKPLKIDEQTTYYLIEGSGFNYALYRQQILTKVNDKFYTAPDWFPVIENGCGFKRKYGFE; this comes from the coding sequence ATGTCTAAGGTTTCAAATTTAACCGCATTCTGGCTCACTTTGAGTTTGCCGCAAAAAGCTCTGCTTGTGGCATTTATCTTATTGAAAATAGCGCTGATTGTCCTGTTGCCGTTGACCGGCGATGAGGCGTATTTCATCACCTGGGGGCAAAACCTTTCGTTGGGGTATTACGACCACCCTCCAGCGGTCGGTTGGGTTTTATACTTCTTGAGTCTAGTGGGCGATGATTTGTTTTGGTATCGCTCTTTTGCCTTTTTCTCAGCGTTATTGATCGCCTATTTACTCTATAAACTCATCACGCTGAATGACTTGGTTGAAAAGACAACCGCTATCTGGGTGGCTTTAGCCTTTTTGGTTTCGCCGATCTCTTTGATGTTTGTGGTTACCGCCAATGACACGGTGTTAGTGCTGTTTGCGGTTTTGGGGGTGTACTTTTTTGCCAAGGCGATTCACATGCAAAGTTGGCTGGACACCTTGTTGGCCGGCTTGTTTTTAGGGTTGGCGTTTTTATCCAAGTATTTTGCGGCTTTCATGTTGATTGGTCTATTGGCCTATGCTTTGTGGTTTTGGCGAAACATCAATCTCAAACAGCTTATGCTGATGGTGTTGATGGTTGCCTTGGCGGTGGCGGAAAACCTCTATTTCAATGCCACCCATTGTTGGAACAATATCCTGTTCAATTTTTTCTCTCGCACTGAGGAGAGCCAGTTCGCTTTGCATAATGTCGCCGCCTATGTCGGCATGATTTTACTGCTGTTGTCGCCTTTGGGCTTATGGTATTTGGTGCAATCAAAACAGCATGATTTACCGGCTGTAAGCGCATTTTCAAACCCTAAAACGCTGGTGCTGTTTGCCGCTATTCCATTGCTGGTCGTTCTGTTGTTGGTGAGCTTCACCAATACAGTGGGGCTACATTGGCCATTGATTTCCGTTACCCTATTGTATGTTTTATATTCAGGTTTATCTCAAGGACAGCTTAAAAAACTGTTTGTGTTTAATGCCGTTTTTTCAAACGGGGTGGCGGTGATTCTGCTGGTGGCATTGGGGTTTGTCAATCAGTTGATTTCGCCAACCCAGCAACATCATGTAGCGGTCTATACCCAGTCTGAAAAGGTCTGTGAATACCTGCCTGAAAACACAGCGTTCTTTACCTTGGGTTACAGCAGTCAGTCGGCTTTGGCGTACCATTGCGGTAACGATAATGTGCATGTGTTTGCCAGTGTTTCCAAGTACGGCCGTGAAGATGACAAGCTCACCGATTTCAAGGCACTGGATGGGCAAAGCTTAACGATTTTGATCACCCATGAAAAAGAGGCGGCTAAAATCAGTCCGTATTTTCAGTCCATGCACGTCAAACCGTTGAAAATCGATGAGCAAACCACCTATTATCTGATTGAGGGTAGCGGTTTCAATTATGCGTTGTATCGTCAGCAGATTTTAACTAAGGTGAATGATAAGTTTTACACCGCCCCAGACTGGTTTCCAGTTATAGAAAACGGCTGTGGTTTCAAACGAAAATACGGTTTTGAATAA
- a CDS encoding divergent PAP2 family protein: MEYIYLITPFMAWLVAGITKFIVNSIKAKQLAFGLIGYGGLPSNHSAIVSSMVFLIALKEGISHPAFGVAVTLAFIVLLDANSLRQQVGKHAVAINQLKEVDGSKPLRERMGHSKIEILAGIAVGAVVAYGLFVILGGVQA, encoded by the coding sequence ATGGAATACATCTATCTGATTACCCCTTTTATGGCCTGGTTGGTGGCTGGGATTACCAAGTTTATCGTCAATTCAATCAAAGCCAAACAATTGGCTTTTGGCTTGATAGGTTATGGCGGCTTGCCGAGTAATCACAGCGCCATTGTCAGCAGTATGGTGTTTTTAATTGCCCTTAAAGAGGGCATTAGCCATCCGGCGTTTGGGGTGGCAGTGACCTTGGCGTTTATCGTGCTATTGGATGCCAACAGTTTACGCCAGCAAGTCGGTAAACATGCGGTTGCCATCAATCAGCTCAAAGAAGTGGATGGTAGCAAGCCGCTTAGAGAGCGGATGGGGCACAGCAAAATAGAGATTCTAGCCGGCATCGCGGTAGGGGCTGTGGTGGCTTATGGCTTGTTTGTTATTCTGGGTGGAGTACAAGCTTGA
- a CDS encoding decaprenyl-phosphate phosphoribosyltransferase has protein sequence MNSNTSAVGNKSVLLGLIKLMRPKQWVKNGFVFAPLMFTGLFLDLASVTQTVIAFVLFSLASSATYVVNDLKDIEQDKKHPIKSIKRPLASGQVTPAQAKQWLVGLYATLLLGVYFQPLVMAVIAGYLLLNVAYSFYLKHQPVLDIFTIAIGFVLRVYAGAVAISVPLSSWMFVTTLCLALYLAAIKRRQELLQTTQQGRAVLEKYTVSLVDRYAEMSATGALLFYSLFVMNARPEMVLTIPFVLFGLFRYWYVTEALGEGESPTDALFADKQLLLTVVGWIGVSLWALWPAGAV, from the coding sequence ATGAATTCTAACACTTCTGCAGTCGGTAATAAATCCGTATTGCTCGGTCTTATCAAACTCATGCGCCCCAAACAGTGGGTTAAAAATGGTTTTGTCTTCGCACCTTTGATGTTTACCGGTCTGTTTTTAGACTTGGCTTCGGTTACACAGACCGTGATTGCGTTTGTTTTATTCAGCCTGGCGTCATCCGCTACCTATGTGGTCAATGATTTAAAAGACATTGAACAAGACAAAAAACACCCCATCAAATCTATAAAACGCCCGCTGGCTTCAGGTCAAGTGACACCTGCTCAGGCTAAACAGTGGTTAGTGGGGCTTTATGCGACTTTATTGCTAGGTGTGTATTTTCAACCATTAGTTATGGCGGTAATTGCCGGTTATTTGCTGTTGAATGTGGCTTACAGTTTTTATCTGAAACATCAACCGGTTCTGGATATCTTCACCATCGCCATTGGTTTTGTGTTGCGTGTCTATGCCGGTGCGGTGGCGATTTCTGTGCCATTGTCTTCGTGGATGTTTGTCACCACCTTATGTTTGGCGTTGTATCTGGCGGCAATCAAGCGCCGTCAAGAGCTGTTGCAAACCACCCAGCAAGGGCGTGCGGTTTTAGAAAAATACACCGTATCTTTGGTTGACCGTTACGCCGAAATGTCGGCTACTGGGGCTTTACTATTTTACAGCCTGTTTGTGATGAACGCCCGTCCTGAGATGGTGTTGACCATTCCTTTTGTCTTGTTCGGTCTGTTTCGCTATTGGTATGTGACCGAAGCCTTGGGCGAGGGTGAATCACCAACTGATGCACTGTTTGCAGATAAACAATTGTTATTGACCGTTGTCGGTTGGATTGGCGTCAGCCTTTGGGCGTTGTGGCCGGCAGGAGCTGTATAA
- a CDS encoding GtrA family protein, giving the protein MNYFTILKLSQYDGIRKQEFDDSNALPIRLNNRLKQQKHPPMKIAIMYTIFAVISTIANIWSQDISFRIYQGSYALWLAIFVGTAVGLVVKYGLDKRYIFKYQTTSIAHGSKTFYLYTLMGLFTTVIFWGFEYTFDAVYQTAEMRYLGGVIGLAIGYFVKYQLDKRFVFK; this is encoded by the coding sequence ATGAATTACTTTACCATCCTAAAATTAAGCCAATACGATGGCATACGCAAACAAGAGTTTGATGACTCAAATGCACTACCCATTAGACTAAATAACAGACTAAAACAGCAGAAACACCCACCAATGAAGATTGCAATAATGTACACGATTTTTGCGGTAATCTCTACCATCGCAAACATCTGGAGCCAAGATATCAGCTTTAGGATTTACCAAGGCAGTTATGCCCTTTGGCTGGCGATTTTTGTCGGTACCGCGGTGGGATTAGTGGTGAAATACGGCTTGGATAAACGCTATATTTTCAAATACCAAACCACCTCGATTGCACATGGTTCAAAAACATTCTACCTGTATACCTTGATGGGTTTGTTTACCACCGTGATATTTTGGGGCTTTGAATATACCTTCGATGCCGTCTATCAAACCGCGGAGATGCGTTATCTGGGCGGTGTCATCGGGCTGGCAATCGGTTACTTCGTCAAGTACCAACTCGACAAACGATTTGTTTTTAAATAG
- a CDS encoding FAD-binding oxidoreductase produces the protein MKLSGWGRYPIIQTENAYPNQPGLVSSLVSVATDQPKTTTQIARGLGRSYGDSSLAEKSINLSKLDHFIEFDEQSGQLTCSAGVSFAEILRFFVPKGWFLPVTPGTQFVTVGGAIASDVHGKNHHIDGAFCEHVNALELCLASGEVVECSKIHHPHLFRATCGGMGLTGIILQATFTLKRIETAFIQETTYKTANLAETLAKFEEHDAATYSVAWIDCLATGANLGRSLLMLGEHASEEEVKSHPSATETLQAGKTSKLNMPFDLPAFTLNSFSVKAFNALYYGKARQAQSQRLVHYAPFFYPLDSIQNWNRMYGKNGFAQYQFVIPKSAGLVGLTEILTEIANSKRGSFLAVLKVFGQGNDNYLSFPEEGYTLALDFKMDSTLFEFLNKLDAIVLHYGGKLYLTKDARMSEQMFKQSYPQWQEFQKIRHQYGAHQAFNSLQSTRLGL, from the coding sequence TTGAAACTATCCGGCTGGGGGCGCTACCCCATTATCCAAACCGAAAACGCCTATCCAAACCAACCAGGCCTGGTCAGTTCGCTGGTGAGTGTTGCAACAGACCAGCCCAAAACCACAACGCAAATTGCCCGAGGTTTGGGGCGAAGTTATGGCGACAGCAGTTTGGCAGAAAAAAGCATCAACCTATCTAAACTGGACCACTTTATCGAGTTTGATGAACAAAGCGGCCAACTCACCTGCTCGGCGGGCGTCAGCTTTGCGGAAATCTTGCGGTTTTTTGTGCCTAAAGGCTGGTTTTTACCCGTCACCCCAGGTACACAGTTTGTGACGGTAGGCGGTGCCATTGCCAGTGATGTGCATGGAAAAAACCACCATATTGACGGTGCCTTTTGCGAACACGTCAATGCGCTAGAGTTGTGCTTAGCCAGCGGTGAAGTGGTTGAATGCTCTAAAATCCATCACCCACATCTTTTTAGAGCGACCTGCGGCGGCATGGGATTGACCGGCATTATTTTGCAGGCCACCTTTACGCTCAAACGCATTGAAACCGCATTTATTCAAGAAACCACCTATAAAACCGCCAACTTAGCCGAAACACTCGCAAAATTTGAAGAGCATGACGCTGCCACTTATTCGGTTGCCTGGATTGATTGTCTGGCCACCGGCGCCAATTTAGGGCGTTCTTTGCTGATGCTGGGGGAACATGCCTCTGAAGAAGAGGTGAAGTCCCATCCAAGTGCGACAGAAACATTACAGGCCGGCAAAACCAGCAAACTCAATATGCCTTTTGATTTACCGGCTTTCACCCTTAATAGCTTTAGCGTGAAAGCCTTTAATGCCCTCTATTATGGCAAGGCTCGCCAAGCACAGAGCCAACGCCTTGTGCATTACGCCCCCTTCTTTTACCCATTGGACAGCATCCAGAACTGGAATCGTATGTATGGCAAAAACGGTTTTGCGCAATATCAGTTCGTCATTCCAAAATCAGCAGGCCTGGTAGGATTAACCGAGATATTAACCGAAATCGCCAACTCCAAACGAGGCTCTTTTTTGGCGGTTTTGAAAGTATTTGGCCAAGGCAACGACAACTACTTGAGCTTTCCTGAAGAGGGGTATACCTTGGCGTTGGATTTTAAAATGGACAGCACATTATTCGAGTTCTTGAACAAACTGGACGCCATTGTTTTGCATTATGGCGGCAAACTCTATTTGACCAAAGACGCCCGCATGAGTGAGCAGATGTTCAAACAGAGCTATCCTCAGTGGCAAGAGTTTCAGAAGATTCGCCATCAATATGGTGCACACCAGGCTTTTAATTCACTACAATCTACCCGCTTGGGTTTGTAA
- a CDS encoding SDR family oxidoreductase codes for MQKNILIIGATSAIAKATLRMYAEQNHNLFLVARNEALLHTIAEDAKIRGAHQVEYQACDLADLHSHPSLLETITATYPKLDIVLIAHGTLPNQQACQASVETTLQEININALSTISLLTLLANQFEKQQDGTIAVITSVAGDRGRQSNYVYGAAKGMVSTFLQGLRNRLNDSNVQVLDIKPGFVDTPMTADFKKGALWAQPEQIAKSILKAIDNQRNTLYTPWFWWGIMLIIRTIPECIFKKLKL; via the coding sequence ATGCAAAAAAACATCCTGATTATTGGTGCGACTTCAGCCATTGCCAAAGCCACTTTAAGAATGTACGCCGAACAGAATCACAATCTGTTTTTAGTGGCACGCAATGAAGCCCTGTTACACACCATTGCCGAAGACGCTAAAATTCGTGGCGCTCATCAAGTGGAATACCAAGCGTGTGATTTGGCCGATTTACATAGCCACCCCTCTCTTCTAGAAACCATCACCGCAACTTACCCAAAACTGGATATTGTATTGATTGCCCACGGCACTTTACCTAATCAACAAGCTTGCCAGGCGAGTGTTGAAACCACTTTACAAGAAATCAATATCAATGCCCTGAGCACAATCTCTTTACTGACGTTATTGGCCAATCAGTTTGAAAAACAGCAAGACGGAACCATTGCAGTCATAACCAGTGTGGCGGGTGACCGTGGTCGCCAATCCAACTATGTATATGGTGCGGCCAAAGGGATGGTCTCGACTTTTTTACAAGGCTTACGCAATCGTCTAAATGACAGTAACGTGCAAGTATTGGATATCAAACCCGGCTTTGTCGATACCCCCATGACCGCAGACTTTAAAAAAGGCGCTTTATGGGCGCAACCCGAGCAGATTGCCAAAAGTATTCTAAAAGCAATCGATAACCAGCGTAACACCCTTTACACCCCTTGGTTTTGGTGGGGAATCATGCTGATTATCCGTACCATCCCAGAGTGCATATTTAAAAAGTTAAAACTCTAA
- a CDS encoding ArnT family glycosyltransferase produces MMQAKKLTAQTASFLLVGFMTLLHLFLAFNVELGGDEAHYALYGSMPDWSYFDHPPMIGWLQIIPMWLAPTDWSARLIPIALYAVLNYLLYQITVQFYPSNQTDQAWSIEWKGFASLVILNTSLILALMGMAMLPDNPLMVAVLALVLITHKLLHTNQIKYWVLLGLFVGLAALSKYTAVTVIASLILIMLIEKRWQWLTSKGLWVAIFIALILISPILYWNAVHDWASFIYQIDHGTKSSEWRLSRLLQTQAIQFAAYTPFLFIFGWWMMLKPANYLQQNTRLLLLFSLPITLLFAWGSGFEKSLPHWVSLAWVLLIPIIVNFLWQIRHKTWVKTITVLHVVLFGAGVLVTHSLLFKPWIAFADHKNPLQGDYGWPQAAKTAIELQKAHTDNPADLPLFVSNWSYASHLTWYARPQPVYITSGKQTQFEFWFGKPKKGMNGILVAPHYEDNPPITGMVNHFSSCKPLKTEDMKEAGAIVVTYHYYLCTNFIAEQPGLVTLPPTAIESVK; encoded by the coding sequence ATGATGCAAGCCAAAAAACTCACCGCCCAGACCGCCAGCTTTTTACTGGTTGGTTTTATGACATTACTGCACCTGTTTTTAGCCTTCAATGTGGAATTGGGTGGCGATGAGGCACACTATGCGCTGTATGGCTCGATGCCCGATTGGAGTTATTTTGACCACCCTCCAATGATTGGATGGTTGCAAATCATTCCTATGTGGTTAGCACCCACTGATTGGAGTGCACGATTGATTCCTATCGCATTATATGCGGTTTTGAACTATCTGCTTTACCAAATCACGGTACAGTTTTATCCTTCAAACCAAACCGACCAGGCCTGGTCAATTGAATGGAAAGGCTTTGCCAGCTTGGTTATTCTCAACACTAGCCTGATCCTTGCCTTGATGGGCATGGCGATGTTGCCGGACAATCCTTTAATGGTTGCGGTGCTCGCGCTGGTGCTGATCACCCATAAACTGCTACATACCAATCAAATCAAATACTGGGTGTTGTTGGGGCTTTTTGTTGGTTTGGCGGCTTTATCAAAATACACCGCCGTTACCGTCATCGCCTCGCTGATCCTAATCATGCTGATTGAAAAAAGATGGCAATGGCTAACATCCAAAGGGTTGTGGGTGGCCATTTTTATCGCGCTGATATTGATTAGCCCAATCCTATATTGGAACGCCGTTCATGATTGGGCTTCGTTCATTTATCAGATTGACCACGGTACCAAAAGTAGCGAATGGCGACTCTCTCGTTTATTGCAAACCCAAGCCATTCAGTTCGCCGCATACACGCCATTTCTATTCATTTTTGGCTGGTGGATGATGTTGAAACCGGCTAACTACCTGCAACAAAACACGCGCCTGTTACTGCTGTTTTCACTGCCTATCACCCTGCTGTTTGCATGGGGTTCCGGTTTTGAAAAAAGCTTGCCGCACTGGGTCTCGTTGGCATGGGTGTTGTTGATTCCAATCATCGTTAATTTTTTATGGCAGATTCGTCATAAAACCTGGGTGAAAACAATCACCGTTTTACACGTAGTTCTATTTGGCGCTGGCGTATTGGTAACACACAGCTTGTTATTCAAACCCTGGATCGCCTTTGCCGACCATAAAAACCCGCTACAAGGTGATTACGGCTGGCCACAGGCGGCCAAAACCGCGATTGAACTCCAAAAGGCGCATACAGACAACCCTGCTGACTTACCGCTATTTGTATCTAACTGGAGCTATGCCAGCCACCTCACCTGGTACGCCCGCCCACAGCCGGTTTACATCACCAGCGGAAAACAGACACAATTTGAGTTTTGGTTTGGCAAACCTAAAAAGGGGATGAACGGTATTTTGGTCGCGCCCCATTACGAAGACAATCCGCCAATAACGGGAATGGTGAACCATTTTTCCAGCTGTAAACCGCTTAAAACCGAAGATATGAAAGAAGCCGGTGCGATTGTGGTCACTTATCACTATTATTTGTGTACTAACTTCATAGCAGAGCAACCAGGCCTGGTGACGTTACCACCCACCGCCATAGAGTCGGTAAAATAG